One Acanthopagrus latus isolate v.2019 chromosome 12, fAcaLat1.1, whole genome shotgun sequence genomic region harbors:
- the trim32 gene encoding E3 ubiquitin-protein ligase TRIM32, translated as MAVAAPPLDPDLMREVLECPICLETYNQDQMRPKLLQCGHTVCRQCLEKLLANTINGVRCPFCSKVSRMSSISQLADNLTVLKILDCAISCSAAAAAALMCKSCCNRLPRQYCHDCATVLCELCKEEGHLHQGHSVQPIRVAAEQRRKELGSKLTALRDVMGEIQKKKTAIENINKSLRLKYQTVQQDYATAELRLQEELKRSRRTFTASMAEVEMLNGQVLEEQTYLLNIAEVKVVSRCDYLTMLVRQSDIALLKDDGGGSDDDELDLRSSLPTVFQLQEPQLIRTEHSKPVEVGQVNTNTYTVNTDDEELEIALEGELENVTGVAGATGGATSVPVDLYRDIDMVTAVEEAVCGSPASFKSKSMDAGGGSPGGAGASAGPPVCQFVKKMGSKGSLPGMFNLPVSICVTHQGEVLVADRGNYRIQIFNRKGFQREIRRNASSIDNFVLSFLGADLPNLIPLSIAVTPQGLIGVTDNYDNSVKVYTMDGHCVACHKNQLIKPWGITAMPSGQFVVSDVEGGKLWCLAVDRNVGVVSYNRLCSAVRPKFVTCDAAGTVYFTQGLALNFEKRHNEPHLEGGFSIGSVDTDGQLGKQLSHFFSETEDFRCITGMCVDANGDLLVTDSGRKEILQFPKEGGFKILIQEGLTCPVGVATTQKGQLLVLDCWDHCVKVYTYIQRRHSSTS; from the coding sequence ATGGCGGTCGCCGCTCCCCCCCTGGACCCAGATCTAATGAGGGAGGTCCTCGAATGCCCCATCTGCCTGGAGACCTACAATCAAGATCAAATGAGACCAAAACTCCTGCAGTGTGGTCACACAGTGTGTCGGCAGTGTCTAGAGAAGCTGTTGGCTAATACCATCAATGGTGTGCGCTGCCCCTTCTGTAGCAAGGTCTCCCGTATGAGCAGTATCTCCCAGCTGGCTGATAATCTCACTGTTCTTAAGATCCTAGATTGTGCTATatcctgcagtgctgctgctgctgctgcccttaTGTGCAAATCCTGCTGCAACCGCCTACCCCGACAGTACTGCCATGACTGTGCCACAGTCCTCTGTGAGCTCTGCAAGGAGGAAGGCCACCTACATCAAGGTCACTCAGTCCAGCCTATTAGGGTTGCTGCCGAGCAGCGTCGTAAAGAACTGGGAAGCAAGCTGACCGCCCTGCGTGATGTTATGGGAGAaattcagaagaagaagacagctATTGAGAACATCAACAAGTCCTTGAGACTAAAATACCAGACAGTGCAGCAAGACTATGCCACAGCTGAGTTGCGTCTTCAGGAGGAGCTCAAGCGGTCTCGAAGGACATTTACAGCGTCAATGGCAGAAGTTGAAATGCTAAATGGGCAGGTCCTGGAGGAGCAGACATATCTCCTTAACATTGCAGAGGTAAAAGTGGTGTCCCGCTGTGATTATCTTACAATGCTGGTGAGGCAGAGTGATATTGCTTTGCTTAAGGATGATGGTGGAGGTAGCGATGATGACGAGCTGGATCTGAGGAGCAGCTTGCCCACTGTGTTTCAACTGCAAGAGCCACAGCTGATCAGAACAGAGCACTCCAAACCTGTCGAAGTGGGCCAGGTTAACACAAATACTTACACCGTCAATACAGACGATGAGGAGTTGGAGATTGCACTCGAGGGTGAATTAGAGAATGTAACTGGGGTAGCAGGGGCTACAGGTGGTGCAACAAGTGTTCCAGTGGATCTTTACCGAGATATCGACATGGTTACAGCTGTAGAAGAGGCAGTGTGTGGTTCACCAGCAAGCTTTAAGTCAAAGTCCATGGATGCAGGTGGGGGAtcacctggaggagctggagcaaGTGCGGGGCCCCCTGTCTGCCAGTTTGTGAAGAAGATGGGCAGCAAGGGAAGTCTTCCTGGCATGTTCAATTTACCAGTGAGCATCTGTGTGACACATCAAGGTGAGGTCCTGGTTGCTGACCGTGGCAACTACCGCATCCAGATCTTTAATCGCAAAGGTTTTCAGCGCGAAATCCGCCGCAATGCCAGCAGCATTGATAACTTTGTCCTGAGCTTCCTTGGGGCTGATCTGCCTAATCTCATCCCCTTATCCATTGCTGTCACCCCTCAAGGCCTGATTGGGGTCACAGACAACTACGATAACTCAGTTAAAGTGTACACCATGGACGGGCACTGTGTGGCCTGCCATAAGAACCAACTGATAAAGCCCTGGGGCATTACTGCCATGCCATCAGGGCAATTTGTGGTGTCAGATGTGGAAGGTGGCAAACTGTGGTGTCTAGCAGTGGACCGCAATGTTGGGGTGGTCAGCTACAACCGACTGTGCTCTGCTGTGCGACCAAAGTTTGTGACATGCGATGCAGCTGGAACGGTCTACTTCACCCAAGGCCTGGCCCTGAACTTTGAGAAGCGCCACAATGAGCCCCATCTGGAGGGCGGCTTCTCTATCGGCTCAGTGGACACCGATGGCCAGCTAGGCAAGCAGCTCAGCCATTTCTTCTCGGAGACAGAGGACTTCCGATGTATCACTGGCATGTGTGTCGATGCCAATGGGGATTTGCTGGTAACAGACAGTGGCAGGAAAGAAATACTCCAGTTTCCCAAAGAGGGTGGATTCAAGATTCTCATCCAGGAAGGGTTGACCTGCCCTGTGGGAGTGGCTACCACCCAGAAAggacagctgctggtgctggatTGTTGGGACCACTGTGTCAAAGTCTACACATACATCCAGAGGAGGCACTCGTCCACCTCTTAA